The genomic DNA ACCGACTGCGCGAACATCGAATCGAAGGCACGCTCACCTTCCGCGACGCCGCTGCCATAGTTGGCTGCTGCATTGCGCGCGGAGAACCTGGTGCCGGCTTTCCACAAAGCGTCGGGCCTAAGCAAAAGCACCACCCAGTCCGCGAAGAGGCTTTCGTTCCCACGCGCTTTTCGAAAGTACCAGGCGTTTGGGTACTGCACCGAGCAGCACACGTGGTCGGGGAATCCGTCAAGACGCCGCAAGTCGGTTGCGTTGAAGACAGCTTTCTCGTCCTTTCGTAGACGCACAGCGGACAGAACTCCGTTCGGGTCAGTGGCGATGTGCACGAGGTTGCGTGATGGCGTGAAGTGGCAGAGGCGGGAGATCCCACGCATGGTCACCTTCGCTCGGATAGATGCGATCATCGCTGGCTCCTTTGCAGGAGGCCGTCGCTGAGCGGCAAGAGGGGCGTCGGGTCGCCCGTGTGTGTGATTATCAGATTGGACTTCGCTCGCGTGACCGCGACATAGAGCAACTTCGTGTTCCGAGCCGCCGCGTCATCGCAACCGAACGCCACAACGTCCGGAGGGTGTGGTAACCGCGAACTCGACGCAAAGGGGACGAGCACCGAATCGAACTCCAGCCCCTTCGCCGAATGGTAGGTCCCGTAGAACAGCTTGGGGCCTCGCGACCAGACGTTGAGCTCTCGATGGAGCCGCGTTGCGTGGACCGGAAGGAGCTGCGGGAGGTTCTGCTCGATTTCTCGATCTCGAAAGAGCACGGCGACAGTGCCCGTCTCGGCGAGCTTTTGTGCGCGCGTCGCGACAAACTGCATCTCCTCGGTTTCCACTTTGAAGCCCACGAGAGCAGGCGGCGGCCCATCAGCAGTCGGGGACTTTGGCTCGACAAGGTCGGCAAGGCCGCGGTAGTGGGGAGACCTCGCGATCGCGAGAGCGAGCTGCGCGATCTGCCTCGAGTTGCGATAGTTCTCTTCGAACTTCCAGACCTTCGGGGCGTTGAGTCCTGCGCTACGCCAAGAAATCTTGTGGCCGTAGATCTGTTGGGCCATGTCGCCGAAGAACGTCAAGCTGCCGCCCGCTGGGATCGCAGCGG from Verrucomicrobiia bacterium includes the following:
- a CDS encoding DUF4433 domain-containing protein; amino-acid sequence: MIASIRAKVTMRGISRLCHFTPSRNLVHIATDPNGVLSAVRLRKDEKAVFNATDLRRLDGFPDHVCCSVQYPNAWYFRKARGNESLFADWVVLLLRPDALWKAGTRFSARNAAANYGSGVAEGERAFDSMFAQSVIGAYGKTFTRTAEHPAWLTTDQQAEVLIPDRVAGEDILGIAVASEAQAKREHARLEQLHADIPRIVIAPDFFNPHSLSARLMSGTAPSETVFKLRGQR